TGCATGATGTCGGTCCACGTCTTGGCGGGGTAGTTGCCGCCGAAGTAACCGGACTTGCCGTCCGAGCTGGTCGGCAGCCACAGGTCGGCCCCGTCGGGTCGCGGGACGTCGAGGCCCTCACGGCCCCGGCCGCGGACGTACATGACGGCGGTGGAGACCTGCGGCGTCATCCCGACGAACCACGAGGAGGAGACCTCCTCCTTGTCGTTGGTGGCGGTGCCGGTCTTGCCCGCGGCCGGGCGGCCCAGCGCGAGCGCCTCGGTGCCCGACCCGGACTCGACGACCTTCTGCAGCGCGTAGGTCACGTCGGCCGCGATGTCGGGGTCCACCGTCTCCTTGCTCCGCTCGCTGGCCTCGTAGAGCACCTCGCCGCTGCGGTCGACGACCTTCTGCACGACGTGGACCTCGTTGCGCACCCCGCCGTTGGCCAGGGTGGCGTAGGCGTTGGCCATGTTGATCGGGCTCACCTGCGCCGTGCCGAGGGTGACGCCGATGTTGTCCTGGAAGTCGATCGAGCTGCGCGGGATGCCCCAGCGCTGCGGCTCGTTGCCCGGGATGCCGAGGTCCTCGGCGGCCTGGATGACCTTCTGCGGGCCGCCGTCCATCGAGTCGACCATGTCGACGTAGGCGGTGTTGATCGAGTTCTCGGTCGCCTCGAGCATGGAGACCGCAGAGCCGTAGTCGGTGTCGCCCTGGTTGCCGAACTCGGTGCCGGCGATGTCGATCGGGCTGTTGCCCTCGAAGGTGTCGTTGAGGGAGTAGCCCTCGCGGATGGCTGCGACGTTGGTGGCGGCCTTCATCGTCGAGCCCGCCATGCCGCCGGCGACGGCCCAGTTGATCTGCGACTCGAGGTAGTCCTGGCCGCCGTAGAAGCCGAGCAGCTCGCCGGTGGCGGTGTCGACGGTGGCGGCACCGACGTGCAGGTCCTTGTTGCCCGCGGGGCCGGGCATCCCGGCGTCCGGGCGCTGCGCGGTCACGGCCTCCGCGACGTCGCTCATCACCTCGGGGTCGAACGTCGTGGTGATCCGCAGGCCGCCGCCGTCGATCTCGTCCTCGCTGGCGATGTTGCGGGCCAGCAGCTCCTGCTTGACCAGCGAGAGCATGTGGCCGCGCTGCCCGCCGTACTGGCTCTGGGCGGCGATCTTGGGGAACTTGGGCAGCCGCTTGACCGCCTTGTCGCGCTGCTCGGGGTCGATGGTGCCCATCTCGGCCATGCTGTCGAGCACGTAGGCGTAGCGGCCCTTGAGGTCCTGCCGCGCCTCCTTGCCGTTGGCGGGGTCGTACTTGGAGGGGTTGTTGAGCACCGTCGCCAGGACGGCTGACTGGCGCAGGTTGAGCTTGCTGGCCGGGCGGTCGAAGTAGGCCTCCGCCGCGGCCTCGATCCCGTAGGCGCCGCGACCGAAGTAGATGGTGTTGAGGTAGCCCTCGAGCACCTCCTCCTTGCTCAGCTGCTGCTGGATCTTGAGCGAGACGACGGCCTCGCGGATCTTGCGCTTGTAGCTCTGCTCGCTGGTCAGGTAGAGGATCTTGACGTACTGCTGGGTGATCGTGGAGGCGCCCTGTCGGGCGTTGCCGCGGGCGTTGGAGAAGAGCGCGCGGGCGATGCCCTTGGGGTCGAGGCCCTTGTCGGTCCAGAAGGTCTGGTTCTCCGCGGCGACGACGGCGTCCTGCATCGTCTCGGGCATCTGCGA
The sequence above is drawn from the Nocardioides sp. zg-1228 genome and encodes:
- a CDS encoding transglycosylase domain-containing protein → MSVKKRRADGKAQTRRPQPRRTGKQRAARIAKVLAVLGVVGAIVLGGVVVVLYQAISIPEPNEDFESQTTFVYYRDGEQELGTYYEEQNRVSIPLSQMPETMQDAVVAAENQTFWTDKGLDPKGIARALFSNARGNARQGASTITQQYVKILYLTSEQSYKRKIREAVVSLKIQQQLSKEEVLEGYLNTIYFGRGAYGIEAAAEAYFDRPASKLNLRQSAVLATVLNNPSKYDPANGKEARQDLKGRYAYVLDSMAEMGTIDPEQRDKAVKRLPKFPKIAAQSQYGGQRGHMLSLVKQELLARNIASEDEIDGGGLRITTTFDPEVMSDVAEAVTAQRPDAGMPGPAGNKDLHVGAATVDTATGELLGFYGGQDYLESQINWAVAGGMAGSTMKAATNVAAIREGYSLNDTFEGNSPIDIAGTEFGNQGDTDYGSAVSMLEATENSINTAYVDMVDSMDGGPQKVIQAAEDLGIPGNEPQRWGIPRSSIDFQDNIGVTLGTAQVSPINMANAYATLANGGVRNEVHVVQKVVDRSGEVLYEASERSKETVDPDIAADVTYALQKVVESGSGTEALALGRPAAGKTGTATNDKEEVSSSWFVGMTPQVSTAVMYVRGRGREGLDVPRPDGADLWLPTSSDGKSGYFGGNYPAKTWTDIMQRVMEGKEVEDFPEPVFVDGDAPEDGHEYTPPPPPPSSSTPQPSNTPSPTLEPSEPSETPTETPTETPTETPTETPLPTETPVPTETPTLPTEIPTLPPETPPTPGVPPPSGRLQPCSPLADVRP